In Thalassoglobus sp. JC818, a single window of DNA contains:
- a CDS encoding substrate-binding domain-containing protein: MASTVAIVGFLLAAYSIVANDAIQTLGTFLSSNSKRPWWILWAFACTVLLFVFVYGWIVNDGDVSFGRLSKFPEPTGGLTWLHAIPPLVILLLTRFGIPVSTTFLVLAVFAPTNMGAMLTKSLVGYVLSFLVGIGVYTLISKSFEKQMIDSCDKPPSSRWILLQWTSTAFLWSQWLMHDLANIFVYLPRHLNSAYFFFATIVMLFLHAIIFSRRGGEIQHIVTTKTNTQDIRSATIIDFIYGLILLYFKEYSNMPMSTTWVFLGLLAGREVAMSLLLRCRPLKEASGIVFSDAGKAMTGLIVSVVLAFGMPVLLATFGTTSADATSTSNQPEPLTKDSIAILPPYETEAGVTGLVRCAGSDTLRIVFERVQSELAEVQPGLELAIESAGTETAPGALISGKCELALMSRRMTSAERLAFRNEFSENPVEYRIGLDALAVFVNQSNPIEGLTLAQIRDIYGTESESWGDYVLPPFPNKPIVTYGRNENSGTRTFFHDVVMQRESFRSDLIDDEDSAAVVDAVGRDEFGIGFCGMGYRIPAVKSIAIAPHEDGQYLNYFVDDYKDSPDLAKRFKNVYTGEYPLSRMLFVYARKPAGETLPPPVNAVMKFILSQQGQHAVLDSGFVPLTDELLNRQLRKLSAEYVPEWYE; encoded by the coding sequence GTGGCCAGCACCGTAGCAATCGTTGGTTTCTTACTCGCGGCTTATTCGATTGTCGCTAACGATGCGATTCAAACACTTGGGACGTTCTTAAGTTCCAACTCCAAACGCCCCTGGTGGATTTTGTGGGCGTTTGCCTGCACGGTTCTCCTGTTCGTTTTCGTATATGGCTGGATCGTCAACGACGGTGATGTTTCCTTCGGTCGTTTGTCCAAATTCCCGGAACCAACGGGCGGGTTAACGTGGCTGCACGCGATTCCTCCGTTGGTGATTCTGTTGCTGACTCGTTTCGGAATCCCGGTAAGCACAACGTTTCTTGTTCTCGCTGTCTTTGCTCCGACGAACATGGGAGCGATGCTGACGAAATCGCTGGTCGGGTATGTGCTTTCGTTTCTGGTTGGCATCGGTGTCTACACGCTGATCTCGAAGTCTTTCGAAAAGCAAATGATCGATTCGTGTGACAAACCTCCAAGCTCGCGCTGGATTCTTCTTCAATGGACGTCCACGGCGTTCCTGTGGAGCCAGTGGTTGATGCACGATCTCGCGAACATTTTCGTCTACCTTCCAAGACATCTGAATTCGGCGTACTTCTTCTTCGCCACGATTGTCATGCTCTTTCTGCACGCGATCATCTTCTCACGTCGCGGAGGGGAGATTCAGCACATCGTCACAACGAAGACCAACACCCAGGATATTCGTTCCGCGACGATTATCGACTTTATCTATGGACTGATCCTGTTGTACTTCAAGGAGTACAGCAACATGCCGATGAGCACGACCTGGGTGTTCTTGGGTCTCCTAGCTGGCCGCGAAGTTGCGATGTCACTGCTGTTGAGATGCCGTCCGCTGAAAGAGGCATCCGGCATCGTCTTCAGCGACGCTGGTAAAGCGATGACCGGTTTGATCGTCAGCGTCGTGCTCGCTTTCGGGATGCCGGTTTTACTCGCCACCTTCGGGACAACCTCTGCTGACGCGACTTCAACTTCTAATCAACCCGAACCGTTGACGAAGGACTCAATCGCGATTCTTCCTCCCTACGAAACCGAAGCGGGTGTCACAGGTCTTGTCCGCTGTGCTGGGTCCGACACTTTGCGAATCGTCTTCGAGAGAGTTCAAAGTGAACTCGCCGAGGTCCAACCGGGGCTCGAACTGGCAATTGAATCTGCTGGAACTGAAACCGCTCCAGGAGCATTGATCTCTGGTAAATGCGAATTGGCCCTGATGAGCCGCCGAATGACTTCCGCTGAGAGACTGGCGTTTCGGAACGAGTTCTCTGAAAACCCGGTCGAGTATCGGATTGGCCTCGACGCTCTGGCTGTTTTTGTCAATCAGTCGAATCCCATCGAAGGACTCACTCTCGCGCAGATTCGGGACATCTACGGGACAGAATCTGAGAGTTGGGGAGACTATGTCTTGCCGCCATTCCCCAACAAACCGATCGTGACTTACGGACGAAATGAAAACTCCGGGACACGGACGTTCTTTCACGATGTCGTCATGCAGCGTGAATCGTTCCGCTCGGATCTGATTGATGACGAAGATTCTGCTGCGGTCGTCGACGCAGTCGGAAGAGACGAGTTCGGGATCGGATTCTGCGGAATGGGATACCGGATTCCAGCCGTCAAGTCGATCGCCATTGCTCCTCATGAAGACGGCCAATACTTGAACTACTTTGTCGACGATTACAAAGACTCGCCGGACCTCGCCAAGCGTTTTAAGAATGTCTACACCGGCGAATACCCACTCTCGCGAATGCTGTTCGTATACGCACGCAAGCCCGCCGGTGAAACGTTGCCGCCGCCTGTGAACGCGGTCATGAAGTTCATCCTCTCGCAGCAAGGACAGCATGCGGTCCTCGACTCAGGCTTTGTGCCTCTGACCGATGAACTACTCAACCGACAACTGCGAAAACTCTCCGCAGAATATGTCCCGGAGTGGTACGAGTAG
- a CDS encoding ATP-binding protein, translating to MNKIIIAGQGHFHLSKAKQALEQWNHVVVVEAESEQSLALELAHAPATILLTTFSTLRSWQKGLFDPLTTLSPATLVVAIQPLHHGSFTVKTFDGAASNRDWSTCDVLRLVLHSLDPESVCCQSKLVSNRRFGFLVDSDPVEVTKATNLVRSIVNFQHSLSEQERLALEMGLSESLTNAIVHGNLEVSSQLKAVEPDAFQKLVKLRKQTSPYCDRKVMVCVDVHPKRFQCTITDEGQGFSLDDVSNPLAEENILKPSGRGLLLMESSMDQVEWNTSRNEVTLTKYLGSDTQAEGSSQSAEKSQFQPTRTSNSLKEKHANC from the coding sequence ATGAATAAAATCATCATTGCTGGGCAAGGACACTTCCATCTTTCGAAGGCGAAACAAGCTCTCGAACAGTGGAACCATGTCGTTGTCGTTGAAGCCGAAAGCGAACAATCTCTAGCTTTGGAACTGGCCCATGCGCCAGCGACGATTCTGCTGACGACATTCTCAACACTTCGAAGTTGGCAGAAGGGACTGTTCGATCCACTGACAACTCTCTCGCCGGCAACTCTTGTTGTTGCAATACAGCCGCTGCATCACGGAAGCTTCACGGTCAAAACATTTGACGGGGCAGCCAGTAATCGCGACTGGTCGACGTGTGACGTCCTTCGTCTCGTGCTGCACTCACTCGATCCAGAAAGCGTCTGCTGTCAATCAAAGCTTGTGAGTAACCGACGCTTTGGGTTTCTCGTCGATAGTGATCCTGTTGAAGTCACGAAGGCGACCAATCTGGTGAGAAGCATTGTGAACTTTCAGCACTCGCTAAGCGAGCAAGAACGTCTCGCACTGGAAATGGGGCTGAGTGAATCACTCACGAATGCAATTGTACATGGCAACCTTGAAGTCTCGTCTCAGCTTAAGGCTGTGGAACCGGATGCCTTTCAGAAGCTGGTCAAACTTCGCAAACAGACGAGCCCCTATTGTGACCGCAAGGTGATGGTGTGTGTCGATGTTCATCCGAAGCGTTTTCAATGTACGATCACGGATGAAGGGCAGGGCTTCTCGCTGGATGACGTCTCCAATCCACTTGCCGAGGAAAACATCTTGAAGCCATCTGGCCGCGGGCTGCTGTTGATGGAATCTTCAATGGATCAAGTCGAGTGGAACACATCTCGAAACGAAGTGACGCTCACCAAATATCTCGGGAGCGATACTCAAGCTGAGGGAAGTTCACAATCAGCGGAGAAGTCTCAATTCCAACCGACTCGCACCAGCAACTCGTTAAAAGAGAAACACGCGAACTGTTGA
- a CDS encoding DUF6116 family protein: MRLPIVSFLLGYLEKLRFPWLFLIVGVLFGVDLVVPDFIPFADELLLGAMTLLLGAWRGRKSERKLAKDRQKISGPDPSSNNQSEDRES, from the coding sequence ATGCGACTCCCCATCGTCTCGTTTCTACTTGGATATCTCGAAAAGCTTCGGTTTCCCTGGCTCTTCCTGATCGTTGGAGTCCTGTTTGGTGTCGACCTCGTTGTCCCGGACTTCATCCCGTTTGCCGACGAACTTCTGCTCGGAGCGATGACCCTTCTTCTAGGAGCGTGGCGTGGGCGCAAGTCAGAACGCAAACTCGCAAAAGATCGGCAGAAGATCTCTGGGCCCGATCCTTCATCAAACAATCAATCCGAAGACCGCGAGAGTTAG
- the thiC gene encoding phosphomethylpyrimidine synthase ThiC — protein sequence MSYKLPNLGNNPSSTAAGTTPGSFAKKSHIAPGVEGRWTFASPDTPGMPEPSSKTAWDFLPDGWTTEIVGQASSSIPGEIVFRQSDETFRKVTFPADFQPITQLESARLGIVTPEMKRVAEREPHLTAEQVRDEVASGRMVIPANRVHLEHQLDPMCIGRASKTKVNANMGASPVSSGTHEEVEKLKWAEKWGADTVMDLSTGGDLDECRQAIIENSRVPIGTVPIYSMIIGRKLYDLNMDIILDSLRHQAAQGVDYFTIHAGVLQEHLQYVKDRLIGIVSRGGSLLAKWMIDHGEQNPMYTGWEQICDVMREYDVTFSIGDGLRPGGLSDATDHAQLAELSTLGELTERAWRKGVQVMIEGPGHVPFDQIEYNMKLERQLCHGAPFYVLGPLVTDIFPGYDHITSCIGATSAAYHGASMLCYVTPKEHLGLPKKDDVKQGCIAYKIAAHSADVALGIPGTRDRDDELTKARAALNWEKHFELSFDPDTARAYHDEDLDVDTDFCAMCGHDWCSVRISKEIVEFASGKDEIYKWDRAKVSEALSEEQKEILEKRGVLSPDEIHKLASKTKKAVGATDGKASCHSDYTDSVTAQQIQNAEIVELKVE from the coding sequence ATGTCATATAAATTGCCAAATCTTGGAAACAATCCATCATCCACAGCTGCCGGAACCACTCCCGGAAGTTTCGCGAAAAAGTCTCACATCGCTCCCGGAGTTGAAGGACGCTGGACATTCGCTTCGCCCGATACTCCGGGCATGCCGGAGCCATCATCGAAGACCGCCTGGGACTTCCTGCCAGATGGTTGGACAACCGAGATTGTTGGCCAGGCAAGCTCATCGATTCCAGGAGAGATTGTTTTCCGTCAATCCGACGAAACATTCCGCAAAGTCACCTTCCCTGCCGACTTTCAGCCGATCACACAACTTGAGTCCGCTCGACTCGGAATTGTGACTCCGGAGATGAAGCGAGTCGCCGAACGTGAACCTCACCTGACAGCTGAACAGGTGCGAGACGAAGTTGCTTCCGGGCGAATGGTCATTCCAGCCAACCGAGTGCATCTTGAGCATCAACTTGACCCCATGTGCATCGGTCGTGCTTCGAAGACCAAAGTGAATGCGAACATGGGAGCCTCGCCGGTCTCGTCGGGGACTCATGAAGAAGTGGAGAAACTGAAGTGGGCTGAGAAGTGGGGAGCGGACACCGTTATGGACCTCTCCACTGGGGGGGACCTCGACGAATGTCGACAGGCAATTATTGAGAACTCACGAGTTCCCATCGGGACTGTCCCGATCTATTCGATGATCATCGGGCGAAAACTCTACGATCTCAACATGGACATCATTCTCGACTCGCTTCGCCATCAGGCAGCCCAAGGCGTTGACTACTTCACCATCCATGCTGGAGTTCTGCAGGAACATCTTCAGTACGTGAAAGATCGTTTGATCGGAATCGTCTCTCGTGGCGGTTCACTGCTTGCCAAATGGATGATCGACCACGGCGAGCAAAACCCGATGTATACCGGTTGGGAGCAAATCTGCGATGTGATGCGAGAATACGATGTCACATTTTCGATCGGCGATGGGCTTCGTCCGGGTGGACTTTCGGATGCAACCGACCACGCACAACTCGCCGAACTTTCAACGCTGGGCGAATTGACTGAACGTGCCTGGCGAAAAGGCGTGCAGGTGATGATCGAAGGGCCGGGGCATGTTCCCTTCGATCAGATCGAATACAACATGAAGCTCGAACGACAGCTCTGCCACGGTGCTCCGTTCTATGTACTTGGACCGCTCGTGACTGACATTTTCCCGGGTTACGACCACATCACAAGCTGCATCGGTGCGACTTCTGCTGCTTACCACGGCGCCAGTATGCTCTGTTACGTGACTCCCAAAGAGCATCTCGGGCTTCCCAAAAAGGACGATGTCAAACAGGGTTGTATCGCCTACAAAATCGCTGCTCACAGCGCCGACGTTGCACTTGGAATTCCGGGGACGCGGGACCGCGACGATGAACTCACGAAAGCCCGAGCAGCTCTTAACTGGGAGAAGCACTTCGAACTTAGTTTCGACCCGGACACAGCTCGTGCCTATCACGACGAAGATCTCGATGTCGATACCGACTTCTGCGCAATGTGCGGACACGATTGGTGCAGTGTTCGTATCAGCAAGGAAATCGTGGAGTTCGCCTCAGGTAAGGACGAGATCTACAAATGGGATCGAGCCAAAGTTTCTGAAGCTTTGAGTGAAGAACAAAAAGAGATCCTCGAAAAACGGGGCGTGCTCTCGCCAGACGAAATTCACAAGCTGGCATCGAAGACAAAGAAAGCCGTCGGCGCGACCGATGGAAAAGCGTCGTGCCACAGCGACTACACCGATTCCGTTACTGCCCAGCAAATCCAGAACGCAGAGATCGTCGAGCTCAAAGTCGAATAA
- a CDS encoding STAS/SEC14 domain-containing protein, producing MLNVEVDHDDLIAILTPDGALDASDFQTAAREIDPVIEQHGMLNGLVIYVRKFPGWDSFSAITSHFEFVKQHHRKVRCVALVTDSSMADIAEKLASHFVAAEIKHFPYSDLSEAKTWIRESAEGVG from the coding sequence ATGCTAAACGTTGAAGTCGATCATGATGACTTAATTGCGATTCTGACTCCCGATGGCGCACTCGATGCCAGCGATTTCCAAACTGCAGCGAGAGAGATTGACCCTGTCATCGAGCAGCATGGGATGTTGAACGGACTGGTGATCTACGTCAGAAAATTTCCCGGATGGGATTCGTTTTCCGCGATTACAAGCCACTTCGAATTTGTAAAGCAACACCATCGAAAGGTGAGATGTGTGGCCTTGGTGACGGACTCGTCAATGGCCGACATTGCTGAAAAACTTGCAAGTCATTTCGTTGCAGCGGAAATCAAACATTTTCCCTACTCGGACCTCAGCGAAGCCAAGACCTGGATTCGTGAGTCCGCTGAAGGAGTGGGTTGA
- the guaA gene encoding glutamine-hydrolyzing GMP synthase, translated as MNSPSHSTPSPETSAGDIQQETVLVLDFGSQTAQLIARRVRDQQVFCQLVRHDLSAERIKELAPKGLILSGGPASVYAENAPQVDPEIFNLGIPVLGICYGMQAECRAMGCEVKPSKSREFGHTEMNCDAEDPLFRGLPKNFTVWMSHGDRVENLDESFVVLAETDDCPNAAIKHKDRPIYGLQFHPEVTHTQHGEHLLGNFIRNICGCEGSWKISSFIEQEIESIRERVGKSRVICGLSGGVDSSVTAALLYKALGAQLTCIFVDNGLLRKGEREQVEYEFGEHFKTDLHVVDARDRFLQALAGVTDPQQKRKIIGKTFIDVFKDESASIEDARFLAQGTLYPDVIESGANPDGPAATIKYHHNVGGLPEQLGFELIEPMRMLFKDEVRLMGHELGLPEKLIWRHPFPGPGLAVRCLGEITQERLETLREADAVLIEELYDSDYYHKVQQAFAVLLPLQTVGVMGDARTYEDVIAIRSVDTDNFMTADWSRLPYDLLQRVSTRIINSVRGVNRVVYDISSKPPSTIEWE; from the coding sequence ATGAATTCACCTTCGCATTCCACTCCATCTCCTGAAACCAGTGCCGGAGATATTCAGCAGGAAACCGTTCTCGTCTTAGACTTCGGTTCTCAAACTGCGCAGTTGATTGCACGTCGTGTGAGAGACCAGCAAGTCTTTTGCCAGCTGGTTCGTCATGACCTTTCCGCGGAACGCATCAAAGAACTCGCTCCCAAAGGTCTGATTCTCTCGGGCGGACCGGCCAGCGTATATGCCGAGAACGCTCCGCAGGTCGATCCTGAGATCTTCAATCTGGGAATCCCTGTCCTAGGAATCTGCTACGGAATGCAGGCGGAATGTCGGGCGATGGGCTGTGAGGTGAAGCCAAGCAAGTCTCGGGAATTTGGTCACACCGAGATGAACTGTGACGCCGAAGACCCGCTATTCCGCGGCCTCCCCAAAAACTTCACCGTATGGATGAGTCACGGGGATCGAGTCGAAAATCTCGACGAGAGCTTCGTTGTTCTTGCTGAAACAGACGACTGCCCCAATGCAGCGATCAAGCACAAAGACCGTCCGATTTACGGATTGCAGTTTCATCCGGAAGTGACGCACACCCAACATGGTGAGCACCTGCTCGGCAACTTCATTCGCAACATTTGCGGTTGTGAAGGTTCGTGGAAAATCTCTTCCTTCATCGAGCAGGAAATTGAATCGATTCGAGAGCGTGTGGGCAAATCGAGAGTCATCTGCGGTCTGTCCGGAGGTGTCGATTCATCGGTGACAGCTGCCTTGTTGTACAAAGCACTCGGGGCACAACTGACCTGTATTTTCGTCGACAATGGGCTTCTGCGAAAAGGAGAGCGTGAACAGGTCGAATACGAATTCGGTGAACACTTTAAAACCGACCTGCACGTCGTTGACGCTCGGGACAGGTTCCTGCAAGCACTCGCTGGAGTGACCGATCCTCAGCAGAAACGAAAAATTATCGGGAAGACGTTTATCGACGTTTTCAAAGACGAATCAGCCAGCATCGAAGATGCCCGTTTTCTGGCACAGGGAACCCTGTATCCCGATGTGATTGAATCAGGTGCAAATCCAGACGGCCCAGCTGCGACGATTAAGTATCACCACAACGTCGGTGGTCTGCCTGAACAGCTTGGCTTCGAACTCATTGAACCGATGCGGATGCTCTTCAAAGACGAAGTCCGCCTGATGGGTCACGAGTTGGGCTTGCCTGAGAAACTGATCTGGCGACATCCGTTCCCAGGTCCCGGTCTCGCAGTGCGATGTCTCGGGGAAATCACCCAGGAACGGCTGGAGACCCTGCGTGAAGCGGACGCGGTGTTGATCGAAGAGCTCTACGATTCCGACTACTACCACAAAGTCCAACAGGCCTTTGCAGTGCTCTTGCCATTGCAGACAGTCGGTGTGATGGGCGATGCACGCACCTACGAAGATGTCATCGCTATTCGATCGGTCGACACCGACAACTTCATGACCGCAGACTGGTCGAGGTTGCCGTACGATCTTCTGCAACGAGTCTCAACGCGAATCATCAACAGCGTGAGAGGTGTCAACCGGGTGGTTTACGACATCAGCTCCAAGCCTCCAAGCACAATCGAGTGGGAATAG
- a CDS encoding arylsulfatase: MGFIQNRFTIAGCLLSACAFLSSQTFAASELPPNVVVMMADDMGLGDTSAYQDLTGNSDEVQILTPNMDRLARMGVRMTDAHTPSSRCSPTRYGLLTGRYPWRNRLKHWVLFGAQGDPMIERDRPTIATQFQDFGYHTAMVGKWHVGLRFRKSDDHPADGWDDADLRFPLYDSPVDHGFDESKVTSRSHGTSGPKSNSRQNTPEQTVGPGHLDGRTAIGATENGKQLVESGPNAYILEDLGSRHSDHAIDFLNRHLKDSESKATPFFLYYAFNSNHSPYTPTNAIDGRPVKGAATSVSGQKMGDREDFVYENDVAIGRMLDFLEQTPDPRRPGHALIDNTLVIFTSDNGAEKNRDTATGPWRSNKGSCYEGGHRVPFLAACPAVGIGDGNEETPGVTNDSLICLTDLMATFADLNGKDISSTADGAKGAEDSMSILPALRGETLSPRPMFYNDHREADDPAACAMRLDDPVVNGNRIEGQWKIFFDANLIRRGIPQPYELYDLAVDPYEQVNRIDDEELKDLVAHLSAVAEQHRNSGGHRLADIASDRRIAFNWAEMPMIPETSGLTLVDLNERFQNEEHATVTVEAEGLTSTFTAIPGSSNNPARFSVNPRGVGIEGGAFKQVDDGESVIVTFDKDVIVESVAIVAGNGVCGGFYRVGEGSPLAIYCVDADIDAKDQSGILSDIGLLKAGTPLRLDSHPHFGVEAPGQWRIESLTVRFLK, encoded by the coding sequence ATGGGGTTCATACAAAATCGTTTCACCATCGCGGGCTGTCTTTTGTCCGCATGTGCTTTCTTGAGCAGTCAGACCTTCGCAGCTTCTGAACTGCCGCCGAACGTTGTAGTCATGATGGCTGATGACATGGGACTCGGTGACACGAGTGCCTATCAAGACCTCACCGGCAACAGCGATGAAGTGCAAATTCTGACTCCCAATATGGATCGCCTCGCCAGAATGGGTGTCAGGATGACCGATGCTCATACGCCATCTTCTCGATGTTCTCCGACACGATACGGACTGCTCACTGGCCGCTATCCTTGGAGAAACCGGCTCAAACATTGGGTTCTGTTCGGTGCTCAAGGGGATCCGATGATCGAACGAGATCGACCGACAATCGCCACTCAATTTCAGGATTTTGGCTATCACACAGCGATGGTCGGTAAGTGGCATGTCGGGCTGCGATTTCGCAAATCAGATGATCACCCCGCCGACGGATGGGACGACGCGGACCTCAGATTCCCGCTGTACGACAGTCCGGTCGATCATGGTTTCGACGAATCTAAAGTCACTTCACGTTCGCACGGAACGTCAGGACCGAAGTCAAACTCGCGTCAAAACACTCCCGAACAAACTGTTGGCCCCGGCCATCTCGATGGTCGAACTGCAATCGGTGCGACTGAGAACGGGAAGCAACTCGTCGAGAGTGGTCCCAATGCTTACATCCTCGAAGACCTGGGAAGTCGGCACTCCGATCATGCGATTGATTTCCTCAATCGGCATCTCAAAGACTCTGAATCTAAAGCCACTCCATTCTTCCTCTATTATGCCTTCAACTCCAATCACTCGCCTTACACCCCCACCAATGCGATCGATGGCCGACCAGTCAAAGGGGCCGCGACGAGTGTGAGTGGCCAGAAAATGGGCGACCGAGAAGATTTCGTCTATGAAAATGATGTTGCCATCGGTCGAATGCTCGACTTCCTGGAACAGACTCCCGATCCGCGACGGCCAGGTCATGCATTGATCGATAATACGCTTGTCATCTTCACCAGCGACAACGGGGCTGAAAAGAATCGAGACACTGCGACCGGCCCGTGGAGAAGCAATAAAGGGTCGTGTTACGAAGGTGGCCATCGAGTTCCATTCCTCGCTGCCTGTCCCGCTGTTGGAATCGGAGACGGAAACGAGGAAACTCCGGGAGTGACGAACGATTCGCTGATCTGCCTGACCGATCTCATGGCGACATTCGCAGACCTCAACGGAAAAGACATTTCCTCAACTGCGGACGGAGCCAAGGGAGCGGAAGACAGCATGAGCATACTCCCTGCGCTGCGAGGAGAAACACTCTCTCCACGACCGATGTTCTACAACGACCATCGCGAGGCAGATGATCCGGCAGCTTGTGCGATGCGTTTGGATGATCCCGTCGTCAATGGAAACCGAATTGAAGGTCAGTGGAAGATCTTCTTCGACGCGAACCTGATTCGCCGAGGCATTCCTCAACCGTATGAGCTGTACGATCTCGCCGTTGATCCGTATGAGCAAGTGAACCGAATCGACGACGAAGAGCTGAAAGACTTGGTTGCTCATCTGTCGGCGGTTGCTGAGCAACACAGGAATTCCGGAGGACATCGTCTCGCTGATATCGCCAGCGATCGGAGAATTGCGTTCAATTGGGCAGAGATGCCGATGATCCCGGAGACTTCCGGGCTGACGCTCGTCGATCTCAATGAGCGCTTTCAGAACGAGGAACACGCGACTGTGACCGTTGAAGCTGAAGGTCTCACCTCAACCTTCACCGCTATTCCGGGATCGTCAAACAATCCTGCTCGCTTCTCTGTGAATCCACGCGGAGTCGGAATTGAAGGCGGAGCTTTCAAACAGGTCGACGACGGTGAATCGGTGATTGTCACGTTCGATAAGGACGTCATTGTCGAGTCTGTCGCGATCGTCGCTGGCAACGGTGTCTGTGGCGGATTCTATCGAGTCGGAGAGGGATCTCCTCTGGCGATCTACTGTGTCGACGCGGATATTGATGCGAAGGATCAATCAGGGATTCTCAGTGACATTGGTCTGCTCAAAGCTGGCACGCCACTTCGGCTCGACAGTCATCCACACTTCGGAGTGGAAGCACCCGGTCAGTGGAGAATCGAGTCGTTGACCGTCCGATTTCTGAAGTGA
- the ppk2 gene encoding polyphosphate kinase 2 — MSEENQQSDIDRTREEILDSLDEEFEAELGDALAGFDGPLGSHDQEGRIPRKVYFRELLRLQRELIKLQDWVVEHKIKIAVLFEGRDAAGKGGAIKRITQRLNPRVCHVVALPAPTEREQSQWYFQRYVQHLPAGGEIVIFDRSWYNRAGVERVMNFCTEEQCEEFFQTVPEFERMLVRSGIHLLKYWFSISDQEQKFRFQCRIDDPLKQWKLSPMDLESRRRWEQYTLAKEEMIERTNIPEAPWWIVEADEKKRARLNCIHHLLQQFPYSEVTHDRITLPPRQHDESYQRSPMPPETIVPAVY, encoded by the coding sequence ATGTCTGAAGAGAATCAACAATCCGACATCGACCGAACTCGTGAAGAAATCCTCGACTCCCTCGACGAAGAGTTTGAGGCCGAACTGGGCGATGCACTGGCTGGATTCGATGGTCCGCTCGGCAGCCATGATCAAGAGGGACGCATTCCGAGAAAGGTTTACTTTCGTGAGCTTCTACGCTTGCAGCGGGAACTCATCAAATTGCAGGACTGGGTCGTCGAGCACAAGATTAAGATCGCAGTCCTGTTTGAAGGTCGTGATGCTGCCGGAAAAGGGGGAGCGATCAAACGCATCACCCAGCGACTGAATCCACGCGTTTGCCACGTTGTCGCATTGCCCGCTCCGACGGAGCGTGAACAGAGTCAATGGTACTTCCAGCGATACGTCCAACACTTGCCGGCTGGTGGCGAAATCGTGATCTTCGACCGCAGTTGGTACAACCGGGCCGGGGTTGAGCGGGTCATGAACTTCTGCACCGAAGAACAATGCGAAGAGTTCTTTCAAACGGTTCCAGAATTCGAACGCATGCTGGTGAGGTCCGGAATCCACCTCCTCAAGTATTGGTTCTCGATCAGTGACCAGGAACAAAAATTCCGTTTCCAATGCCGGATTGACGATCCGCTGAAGCAGTGGAAATTGAGTCCGATGGATCTGGAATCACGCCGCCGCTGGGAACAATACACTCTCGCCAAAGAAGAAATGATCGAACGAACCAACATTCCCGAAGCTCCGTGGTGGATCGTCGAAGCAGACGAAAAGAAACGAGCACGCCTGAACTGTATCCACCACTTGCTTCAACAGTTTCCCTACAGCGAAGTTACACACGATCGGATCACTCTTCCTCCACGGCAACACGACGAAAGCTACCAGCGATCCCCAATGCCGCCCGAAACAATCGTCCCTGCAGTATATTGA